A portion of the Macrobrachium nipponense isolate FS-2020 chromosome 12, ASM1510439v2, whole genome shotgun sequence genome contains these proteins:
- the LOC135224292 gene encoding cytochrome b-c1 complex subunit Rieske, mitochondrial-like isoform X2 has product MLSYIGRSCQLSPALKGSAQAVANGLKNAAPVTTQVRYAHSDIQVPDFSTYRRSDVQDPRTKSKESSDSRTSFTYMLVGGGTVSGMYAAKSVVTEFISSMSASADVLALAKIEIKTDEIPEGKSVTFQWRGKPLFVRHRTEEEITKEGSVDVGSLRDPESDAERCPNSKWLIVLGVCTHLGCVPIADAGDFGGYYCPCHGSHYDTAGRIRKGPAPLNLEIPPYEFPEEGLLIVG; this is encoded by the exons ATGTTGTCGTACATAGGACGATCGTGTCAGCTCTCCCCTGCCCTCAAAGGATCGGCGCAGGCGGTTGCAAATGGCCTGAAGAATGCAGCTCCAG TAACAACTCAAGTGAGATATGCACACAGCGATATTCAAGTACCAGACTTTTCTACATATCGGCGCAGTGATGTGCAGGATCCTCGCACTAAGTCTAAGGAATCATCAGACTCCAGAACATCTTTCACATACATGCTGGTAGGAG GTGGCACAGTTTCTGGAATGTATGCTGCAAAGTCTGTAGTCACTGAGTTCATCTCCTCCATGTCTGCTTCTGCTGATGTGTTGGCCTTGGCTAAGATTGAAATCAAGACTGATGAGATCCCAGAAGGCAAATCGGTTACATTCCAGTGGCGTGGTAAGCCACTCTTTGTCAGACACAG gacagaggaagagatAACCAAGGAAGGCTCTGTAGATGTTGGTTCACTTCGTGATCCAGAGAGTGATGCCGAGCGGTGTCCCAATTCCAAATGGTTGATTGTCTTGGGGGTATGCACTCATCTTGGTTGTGTGCCAATTGCAGATGCTG GTGACTTTGGTGGCTATTATTGCCCCTGCCATGGCTCCCACTACGACACAGCTGGACGCATTCGTAAAGGACCAGCTCCCCTCAACCTGGAAATTCCTCCTTACGAGTTCCCTGAGGAAGGATTGCTTATAGTAGGTTAA
- the LOC135224292 gene encoding cytochrome b-c1 complex subunit Rieske, mitochondrial-like isoform X1 gives MLSYIGRSCQLSPALKGSAQAVANGLKNAAPGVVHTPADVLDRAPLVLTATAMQKKCPTGQTKARCGVTVTTQVRYAHSDIQVPDFSTYRRSDVQDPRTKSKESSDSRTSFTYMLVGGGTVSGMYAAKSVVTEFISSMSASADVLALAKIEIKTDEIPEGKSVTFQWRGKPLFVRHRTEEEITKEGSVDVGSLRDPESDAERCPNSKWLIVLGVCTHLGCVPIADAGDFGGYYCPCHGSHYDTAGRIRKGPAPLNLEIPPYEFPEEGLLIVG, from the exons ATGTTGTCGTACATAGGACGATCGTGTCAGCTCTCCCCTGCCCTCAAAGGATCGGCGCAGGCGGTTGCAAATGGCCTGAAGAATGCAGCTCCAGGTGTGGTACATACCCCGGCAGATGTATTGGACAGGGCCCCTCTAGTTCTCACTGCTACGGCTATGCAAAAGAAGTGTCCAACCGGACAGACTAAAGCGAGATGTGGGGTGACAG TAACAACTCAAGTGAGATATGCACACAGCGATATTCAAGTACCAGACTTTTCTACATATCGGCGCAGTGATGTGCAGGATCCTCGCACTAAGTCTAAGGAATCATCAGACTCCAGAACATCTTTCACATACATGCTGGTAGGAG GTGGCACAGTTTCTGGAATGTATGCTGCAAAGTCTGTAGTCACTGAGTTCATCTCCTCCATGTCTGCTTCTGCTGATGTGTTGGCCTTGGCTAAGATTGAAATCAAGACTGATGAGATCCCAGAAGGCAAATCGGTTACATTCCAGTGGCGTGGTAAGCCACTCTTTGTCAGACACAG gacagaggaagagatAACCAAGGAAGGCTCTGTAGATGTTGGTTCACTTCGTGATCCAGAGAGTGATGCCGAGCGGTGTCCCAATTCCAAATGGTTGATTGTCTTGGGGGTATGCACTCATCTTGGTTGTGTGCCAATTGCAGATGCTG GTGACTTTGGTGGCTATTATTGCCCCTGCCATGGCTCCCACTACGACACAGCTGGACGCATTCGTAAAGGACCAGCTCCCCTCAACCTGGAAATTCCTCCTTACGAGTTCCCTGAGGAAGGATTGCTTATAGTAGGTTAA